Proteins from a single region of Chromobacterium sp. ATCC 53434:
- a CDS encoding DUF3422 family protein, producing MTISQTADTEDIRLNEHPQRRQLNREARPRTQLQLAVGMRASYIAYLHRHISRERENWLYRELAAQLKQACPPLDDGQLLLETGFGSIRWERHGEFSSLTIIADGAESRPFAEPALRELPADWVAWLPGNVLVAAHTMLLTPATLPLLAEDLAVQYFGGYELVGAEIGDGAGRAYTDLRIHADGFSRYVLVDYYMGRRQAGRMLQRVLELETYRMLALLALPVAKTIGPELAKVDEELAELTGAMSAANADNEAQQLHRLTELAGAVESALSRTDHRLSASQAYYDIARNRIAELRERRIQGLQPFQQFIERRLAPAMDTCRAVAVRQRELAERVNRATALLRTRVDIRRERQNQELLASMERRAATQLRLQQAVEGLSIAAITYYAAGLLAYLFKGAKAAGVPLNPEVAIAAAVPTLALLVALGLHRMRKSLHREEGQPISR from the coding sequence ATGACCATTTCCCAGACGGCGGATACCGAAGATATCCGCCTGAACGAGCATCCGCAACGCCGGCAACTGAACCGGGAAGCCCGTCCACGCACGCAGCTGCAGCTGGCTGTCGGCATGCGCGCCAGCTACATCGCCTACCTGCATCGCCACATCAGCCGGGAGAGGGAAAACTGGTTGTACCGGGAGCTGGCGGCCCAGCTGAAGCAGGCCTGCCCGCCGCTGGACGACGGACAGCTGCTACTGGAAACGGGTTTCGGCAGCATACGCTGGGAAAGGCATGGCGAGTTTTCCTCGTTGACCATTATCGCCGACGGAGCGGAGTCCCGGCCCTTCGCCGAACCGGCCTTGCGAGAGTTGCCGGCCGACTGGGTGGCCTGGCTGCCCGGCAATGTGCTGGTAGCCGCCCATACCATGCTGCTGACTCCCGCGACCCTGCCGCTTCTCGCCGAAGATCTGGCGGTGCAGTATTTTGGCGGATACGAGCTGGTCGGCGCGGAAATCGGCGACGGCGCCGGCCGCGCTTACACCGATTTGCGCATTCACGCCGACGGTTTCTCCCGTTATGTGCTGGTCGACTATTATATGGGCCGGCGCCAGGCCGGCCGCATGTTGCAGCGGGTGCTTGAGCTGGAAACCTACCGGATGCTGGCGCTGCTGGCGTTGCCGGTGGCCAAGACCATAGGACCAGAACTGGCCAAGGTGGACGAGGAGCTGGCCGAGCTGACCGGCGCGATGTCAGCGGCCAATGCCGACAACGAGGCCCAGCAACTGCATAGACTGACCGAGCTGGCCGGCGCAGTCGAAAGCGCGCTTTCCCGCACCGACCACAGGCTCAGCGCCTCCCAGGCCTATTACGACATAGCGCGCAACCGCATCGCCGAGCTGCGCGAGCGGCGCATCCAGGGTCTTCAGCCGTTCCAGCAATTCATCGAAAGGCGGCTGGCGCCGGCGATGGACACCTGCCGCGCGGTGGCCGTGCGGCAACGCGAGCTGGCGGAGCGGGTCAATCGCGCCACAGCCTTGTTGCGCACCAGGGTCGACATTCGCCGCGAACGGCAGAACCAGGAGCTGCTCGCCTCGATGGAGCGTAGGGCCGCGACGCAGCTAAGGCTGCAACAGGCGGTGGAGGGTCTGTCCATCGCCGCCATCACCTATTACGCCGCAGGATTGCTCGCCTATCTGTTCAAGGGGGCCAAGGCCGCCGGCGTGCCTTTGAACCCCGAGGTCGCCATCGCGGCCGCAGTGCCGACGCTGGCTCTGCTTGTCGCGCTGGGTCTGCACCGGATGCGGAAAAGCCTGCACAGGGAAGAGGGCCAACCGATAAGCCGCTGA
- a CDS encoding DUF3443 family protein: MRHITLAALLAAGGLASAHAGVPHPANVLPMTVQHSDTFPLVNIPMVSITLCAPGHTDAAYCQTIPNILVDTGAAGLRIVSSVLKPGLRKTLVPETHQGKPVAECLQYVSSAVWGKVSKADVWLGTDPTQGKTLNPQYGKSVPFQVIGDDDIPAAPKDCASTGPVMDSVEDFGANGTIGVQPSILDGNPLYYTCNAATCEEASVGKELMVPNPVSLLPSDNNGVILQLDPLHADNKQETVSGKLILGIGTEDNNKLAPNTRIAYVTPDEMGMSSIKLQVGANEASTFVGKDYYDAFDSGTNALRFPSLQGLSTVYPHEWWYNPPKSEVVSMTFTDTKGTATSSSFTVAPTVPADFTKYAVLSQLGGHDKKNVLIGLPYFYGKTLYFAMDGAKVPAADGKSVLTGPFNGL; this comes from the coding sequence ATGCGCCACATTACCCTCGCCGCCTTGCTTGCGGCCGGCGGCCTGGCTTCCGCCCATGCCGGCGTCCCTCACCCGGCCAATGTGTTGCCGATGACTGTGCAGCACAGCGATACCTTCCCCCTCGTCAATATCCCGATGGTCAGCATCACCTTGTGCGCGCCAGGCCATACCGACGCCGCTTATTGCCAAACCATCCCGAACATTCTGGTGGACACCGGCGCCGCCGGCCTGCGCATCGTCTCCTCGGTACTGAAGCCGGGCCTGCGCAAGACCCTGGTGCCGGAAACGCATCAGGGCAAGCCCGTCGCCGAGTGTCTGCAGTATGTTTCCAGTGCCGTCTGGGGCAAAGTGTCGAAAGCCGACGTTTGGCTCGGCACCGATCCGACCCAGGGCAAGACGCTCAATCCCCAGTACGGGAAGAGCGTCCCGTTCCAAGTGATCGGCGATGACGACATACCGGCCGCCCCCAAAGACTGCGCATCGACTGGACCCGTTATGGACTCGGTAGAAGATTTCGGCGCCAACGGCACCATAGGGGTGCAGCCTAGCATTCTGGACGGCAATCCTCTGTACTACACCTGCAACGCCGCCACCTGCGAAGAAGCGAGCGTAGGCAAGGAGTTGATGGTTCCCAACCCGGTAAGCCTGCTGCCCAGCGACAATAACGGCGTCATCCTGCAACTCGACCCGCTCCATGCCGACAATAAGCAGGAAACCGTCAGCGGCAAGCTGATTCTGGGCATAGGCACCGAGGATAACAACAAGCTGGCGCCGAATACCAGGATCGCTTACGTAACGCCGGACGAGATGGGGATGAGCAGCATCAAGCTGCAGGTGGGCGCGAACGAGGCATCGACCTTCGTTGGCAAGGATTATTACGACGCCTTCGACAGCGGAACGAATGCCTTGCGCTTCCCCAGCCTGCAGGGATTGTCGACGGTCTATCCTCACGAATGGTGGTACAACCCACCGAAGTCGGAAGTCGTGTCGATGACGTTTACCGACACCAAGGGCACGGCCACCTCGAGCTCGTTCACCGTCGCGCCGACCGTGCCGGCCGATTTCACGAAATACGCGGTCTTGAGTCAGCTGGGCGGTCACGACAAAAAGAATGTGCTGATCGGCCTGCCCTATTTCTATGGCAAGACGCTGTATTTCGCGATGGACGGGGCGAAAGTGCCGGCGGCGGACGGAAAGAGCGTTCTGACCGGACCGTTCAACGGACTGTAG
- a CDS encoding DUF2844 domain-containing protein: protein MSLKFKKTAIYLALALSPLSAVAALGGNAQSIEQDFSALRGHGAASSVQGKKDATQQATQQTVDASPSGRNYQVKKFITKNGTEVREYLHKDVVFGVAWTGPVIPDLRQLFGFANYTTYRNALQSQDPVQRSRRVSSISTSTLVVDSFGKVPHFSGQAYIPQRVPAGVAISDIQ from the coding sequence ATGTCTTTGAAATTTAAAAAAACAGCAATTTATCTGGCGTTGGCATTATCGCCATTGTCTGCCGTGGCTGCGCTTGGGGGAAATGCCCAAAGCATCGAGCAGGATTTCTCCGCCCTGCGGGGGCATGGAGCGGCCAGCTCCGTCCAGGGGAAAAAGGACGCGACCCAGCAAGCGACCCAGCAGACGGTCGATGCCTCGCCGAGCGGGCGCAATTACCAAGTGAAGAAGTTCATCACCAAAAACGGTACCGAGGTGCGCGAGTATCTGCATAAGGACGTCGTATTCGGCGTGGCCTGGACCGGTCCGGTGATTCCGGATCTGCGGCAGCTGTTCGGCTTCGCCAATTACACCACTTACCGAAATGCGCTTCAGTCGCAAGACCCTGTCCAGCGCTCGCGACGGGTGTCGTCGATCTCGACATCGACGCTGGTCGTCGACTCCTTCGGCAAAGTGCCGCACTTCTCGGGCCAAGCCTATATTCCGCAGCGAGTGCCGGCAGGCGTCGCCATCAGCGATATTCAATGA
- a CDS encoding endonuclease/exonuclease/phosphatase family protein, with the protein MNSISVITYNIHKGMSPLNRHLRVDDMADALAGLAPDMLFLQEVQGKNLERALRHQRWPTQPQHDFLASRLAHRAVYGLNASYEHGHHGNALLTRFHVSHWCNRDISVNRFESRGVLQCQLQPDGWPQPVVALCGHFNLLAYDRRKQYRGLARYVQEAIAEHTPLILAGDFNDWRGEASMLLRRELGLQEVFLETRGSHAQSFPARMPMLALDRIYVRGLRVESARVLSGKPWSVLSDHLPLCAQLSPL; encoded by the coding sequence ATGAATTCAATCTCCGTCATAACCTACAACATCCACAAAGGCATGTCCCCGCTGAACCGCCATCTGCGTGTGGACGATATGGCTGATGCATTGGCCGGCCTGGCGCCGGACATGCTGTTTCTGCAGGAAGTGCAGGGCAAGAACTTGGAGCGGGCGCTGCGTCATCAACGCTGGCCGACGCAGCCTCAGCACGATTTCCTGGCCAGCCGGCTGGCGCATCGAGCGGTGTACGGGCTGAACGCCAGTTACGAACACGGCCACCACGGCAATGCCTTGCTGACCCGCTTTCATGTCAGCCACTGGTGCAATCGCGATATTTCGGTCAACCGATTCGAGAGCCGGGGCGTGTTGCAGTGCCAGTTGCAGCCGGACGGCTGGCCGCAGCCGGTGGTGGCGCTATGCGGCCACTTCAATTTGCTGGCCTATGACAGGCGCAAGCAGTACCGCGGCCTGGCGCGCTATGTGCAGGAGGCGATAGCCGAACACACGCCGCTGATCCTGGCCGGCGATTTCAACGACTGGCGCGGCGAGGCCAGCATGCTGCTGCGGCGCGAGCTAGGCTTGCAGGAGGTGTTTTTGGAGACGCGCGGCAGCCACGCGCAAAGTTTTCCGGCGCGGATGCCGATGCTGGCGCTGGACCGCATCTATGTGCGCGGCTTGCGGGTGGAGTCGGCGCGGGTGTTGTCGGGCAAACCGTGGTCGGTGCTGTCCGACCACCTGCCGCTGTGCGCCCAGCTGAGTCCGCTGTAG
- a CDS encoding methionine ABC transporter ATP-binding protein has translation MIHLQNVHKRFRRPDGGWFDAVAETSLTVKAGEVFGLIGFSGAGKSTLLRLINLLERPDAGAVIVDGQDLTSLSPKQLRAARQNIGMVFQQFNLLANRTVAGNVAFPLEIAGWSKADIEKRVAECLAVVGLEDRADHYPAQLSGGQKQRVGIARALAPRPHVILADEPTSALDPKTTQSILDCLQDINARFGVTVVIVTHEMHVVRSICHRAAVLDQGRVVEVVDVNNREVEAGSDLARSLLEAA, from the coding sequence ATGATTCATCTGCAAAATGTCCACAAACGATTTCGCCGCCCGGACGGCGGCTGGTTCGACGCCGTCGCGGAAACCTCGCTCACCGTCAAGGCGGGCGAAGTCTTCGGCCTGATCGGCTTCTCCGGCGCCGGTAAATCGACCTTGCTGCGCCTGATCAATCTGCTGGAGCGCCCGGACGCCGGCGCGGTCATCGTAGACGGTCAGGATCTGACCAGCCTGTCTCCGAAACAACTGCGCGCCGCGCGCCAAAACATCGGCATGGTGTTCCAGCAGTTCAATCTGCTGGCCAACCGGACCGTCGCCGGCAATGTGGCCTTCCCGCTGGAAATCGCAGGCTGGAGCAAGGCCGACATCGAAAAGCGCGTCGCCGAGTGCCTGGCTGTCGTCGGTCTCGAGGATCGCGCCGATCATTACCCGGCCCAGTTGTCCGGCGGCCAGAAGCAGCGCGTCGGCATCGCCCGCGCATTGGCGCCGCGACCGCACGTGATCCTGGCCGACGAGCCGACCTCGGCGCTGGATCCGAAAACCACCCAGTCCATCCTCGATTGCCTGCAGGACATCAATGCCCGCTTCGGCGTCACCGTGGTGATCGTCACCCACGAGATGCACGTGGTGCGCAGCATCTGCCACCGCGCCGCCGTGCTGGACCAGGGGCGGGTGGTCGAAGTCGTCGATGTGAACAATCGCGAAGTGGAGGCCGGCTCCGACCTGGCCCGCTCGCTGCTGGAGGCCGCGTAA
- a CDS encoding methionine ABC transporter permease has product MDAATLNEALQNLQSMGPEILQAVQETGVMLGVGLAAAILFGGPLGVILYLSQPGQMFANRAVNGVLSWLVNLVRSFPFIILMVVLIPLTRALVGSTIGPVAASVPLSFAAIPYFARLVEQTLREIPRGVVEAAEAMGASPMQIIFKVLVNEARAGLISGLTILTISFLSYTAVAGVVGGGGIGDLAIRYGYYRFQTDVMVAMVVLLVVLVQIIQLLGNRLAAKLDKR; this is encoded by the coding sequence ATGGATGCCGCAACCTTGAACGAAGCGCTGCAGAACCTGCAGTCGATGGGCCCGGAAATTCTGCAGGCCGTCCAGGAAACCGGCGTAATGCTGGGCGTCGGCCTCGCGGCAGCCATCCTGTTCGGCGGCCCGCTGGGCGTGATCCTCTATCTGTCCCAGCCAGGCCAGATGTTCGCCAACCGCGCCGTCAACGGCGTGCTCAGCTGGCTGGTCAATCTGGTGCGCTCCTTCCCCTTCATCATCCTGATGGTGGTGTTGATTCCGCTGACCCGCGCCCTGGTGGGCAGCACCATCGGCCCGGTGGCCGCGTCGGTGCCGCTGTCCTTCGCCGCGATTCCGTACTTCGCCCGCCTGGTGGAGCAGACGCTGCGCGAGATTCCGCGCGGCGTGGTGGAGGCGGCCGAGGCGATGGGCGCGAGTCCGATGCAGATCATCTTCAAGGTGCTGGTCAACGAGGCCCGCGCCGGCCTGATCTCCGGCCTGACCATCCTGACCATCAGCTTTCTCAGCTACACCGCGGTGGCGGGCGTGGTCGGCGGCGGCGGCATCGGCGACCTGGCCATCCGCTACGGCTACTACCGTTTCCAGACCGACGTGATGGTGGCAATGGTGGTGCTGCTGGTGGTGCTGGTGCAGATCATCCAGCTACTGGGCAACCGCCTGGCGGCCAAACTGGACAAACGCTGA
- a CDS encoding MetQ/NlpA family ABC transporter substrate-binding protein: MRRFVIKAVAASIVGLALAGQALAADPAKKEIVIGTTVGDFGDMVKQSIKPILEKQGYAVKLVEFTDYVRPNLALQEGSLDVNVFQHKPYLDNFAKEHKLSLKEAFQVPTAPLGVYPGKLKSLKDVKPGVTVAAPNDPSNFARALVMLSDLGWVKLKPGVNPLTASERDIAVNIKKVKIVQLEAAQLPRSRSDVDFAVINGNYATSSGIKLTDAVFQEKSYAYVNWGVVRAADAAKPWAKDVVAAYNSPAFKAYTKQKFAGYKLPQGWN, encoded by the coding sequence ATGCGTAGATTCGTCATCAAGGCAGTTGCAGCATCCATCGTGGGCCTGGCCCTCGCAGGCCAGGCGCTGGCCGCCGATCCGGCCAAGAAGGAAATCGTCATCGGCACCACCGTCGGCGACTTCGGCGACATGGTGAAGCAGTCGATCAAGCCCATCCTGGAAAAGCAGGGCTACGCCGTCAAGCTGGTGGAATTCACCGACTACGTGCGTCCGAACCTGGCGCTGCAGGAAGGCTCGCTGGACGTCAACGTGTTCCAGCACAAGCCCTACCTCGACAACTTCGCCAAGGAGCACAAGCTGTCGCTGAAGGAGGCCTTCCAGGTGCCGACCGCGCCGCTGGGCGTCTACCCGGGCAAGCTGAAGTCGCTGAAGGACGTCAAGCCGGGCGTGACCGTGGCCGCGCCTAACGATCCGTCCAATTTCGCCCGCGCGCTGGTGATGCTGAGCGATCTGGGCTGGGTGAAGCTGAAGCCCGGCGTCAACCCGCTGACCGCCTCCGAGCGCGACATCGCCGTCAATATCAAGAAGGTGAAGATCGTTCAGTTGGAAGCCGCCCAACTGCCGCGCTCGCGCAGCGACGTGGACTTCGCCGTCATCAACGGCAACTACGCCACCAGCTCCGGCATCAAGCTGACCGACGCCGTCTTCCAAGAGAAGAGCTACGCCTACGTCAACTGGGGTGTGGTGCGCGCGGCGGACGCCGCCAAGCCGTGGGCCAAGGACGTGGTCGCCGCCTACAACTCTCCGGCGTTCAAGGCCTACACCAAGCAGAAATTCGCCGGCTACAAACTGCCGCAGGGCTGGAACTGA
- the gyrA gene encoding DNA gyrase subunit A, translating to MTDNLFAKETIPISLEEEMRRSYLDYAMSVIVGRALPDVRDGLKPVHRRVLFAMHELSNDWNRAYKKSARIVGDVIGKYHPHGDTAVYDTIVRMAQDFSLRYPLVDGQGNFGSVDGDNAAAMRYTEIRMARIAHELLADIDKETVDFGPNYDGSEHEPLILPAKIPNLLVNGSSGIAVGMATNIPPHNLNEVVDACLALLANSELTIDELIDIIPAPDFPTAGIIYGTAGVKEGYRTGRGRVIMRARTHVEPIGKGDREAIIVDEIPYQVNKARLLERISELVRDKQIEGISDLRDESDKSGMRVVIELKRGEMPEVVLNHLFKMTQLQDSFGMNMVALVDGQPRLLNLKQILVEFLRHRREVVTRRTIFELKKARERGHILEGLAVALSNVDEIIALIKASEAPPQAKAALMARVWRSSLVEEMLSRVEGDKARPENIDPAFGMKDDGYHLSDTQAQAILDMRLQRLTGLEQDKIVGEYREIMDVIQDLLDILARPERINQIISDELSAIRAQFGDARRSEIEPYGGDINIEDLITPQDMVVTISHSGYIKAQPIDDYSAQRRGGRGKQAAATKDNDFIETLFVANTHDYVLCFSSRGRCYWRKVYDLPQGGRQSRGKPMVNVLPLEEGEKINALLPVKEFRDDQYVFMATADGTVKKTPLRAFSKPRAAGIIAINLDEGNYLVGVALTCGKSVAGQGDDEDEVVSEDETIIEGELIEDAQSVEGDQVMLFSDAGKSVRFSESQVRPMGRTSRGVRGMKLGEGQKLISLLVTNSEDQMVLTASDGGYGKRTCVGDFRRTSRGTQGVIAMDLTDKTGLKLVAASLVEETDDIMLITTGGVLIRTKVAEVRETGRSAQGVRLINLDDGEKLIGLEIVAESEAEAEVECEDGDSDAAPEQGEA from the coding sequence ATGACCGATAACCTGTTCGCCAAGGAAACGATTCCAATCAGCCTCGAAGAGGAGATGCGCCGTTCTTACCTCGATTACGCGATGAGCGTGATCGTGGGTCGGGCGCTGCCTGACGTGCGCGACGGCCTGAAGCCGGTGCACCGCCGGGTGCTGTTCGCCATGCACGAGCTGTCCAACGACTGGAACCGTGCATACAAGAAGTCGGCGCGTATCGTTGGCGACGTGATCGGTAAATACCACCCCCACGGCGATACCGCGGTGTACGACACCATCGTGCGGATGGCCCAGGACTTTTCGCTGCGCTACCCGCTGGTGGACGGCCAGGGCAACTTCGGCTCGGTCGACGGCGACAACGCCGCGGCGATGCGTTACACCGAAATCCGCATGGCGCGCATCGCGCACGAATTGCTGGCCGACATCGACAAGGAAACCGTGGATTTCGGCCCGAACTACGACGGCTCCGAGCATGAGCCGCTGATCCTGCCGGCCAAGATCCCGAACCTGCTGGTCAACGGCTCGTCCGGCATCGCCGTCGGCATGGCCACCAACATCCCGCCGCACAATCTGAACGAAGTCGTCGACGCCTGCCTGGCGCTGCTGGCCAACAGCGAGCTGACGATAGACGAGCTGATCGACATCATCCCGGCGCCGGACTTCCCGACCGCCGGCATCATCTACGGCACCGCCGGCGTCAAGGAAGGCTACCGCACCGGTCGCGGCCGGGTGATCATGCGCGCGCGCACCCATGTCGAACCCATCGGCAAGGGCGACCGCGAAGCGATCATCGTCGACGAGATTCCGTACCAGGTGAACAAGGCCCGCCTGCTGGAGCGCATCAGCGAGCTGGTGCGCGACAAGCAGATCGAGGGCATCTCCGACCTGCGCGACGAGTCGGACAAGTCCGGCATGCGCGTGGTGATCGAGCTGAAGCGCGGCGAAATGCCGGAAGTGGTGCTGAACCACCTGTTCAAGATGACCCAGCTGCAGGACAGCTTCGGCATGAATATGGTGGCGTTGGTCGACGGCCAACCGCGTCTGCTGAACCTGAAGCAGATCCTGGTCGAGTTCCTGCGCCATCGCCGCGAGGTGGTGACCCGTCGCACCATCTTCGAACTGAAGAAGGCCCGCGAGCGCGGTCATATCTTGGAAGGCCTGGCCGTCGCGCTGTCGAACGTCGACGAAATCATCGCGTTGATCAAGGCGTCCGAGGCGCCGCCGCAGGCCAAGGCCGCGTTGATGGCGCGCGTCTGGCGCTCGTCGCTGGTCGAGGAGATGCTGTCCCGTGTCGAGGGCGACAAGGCGCGTCCGGAGAACATCGACCCGGCCTTCGGCATGAAGGACGACGGCTACCACCTGTCCGACACCCAGGCCCAGGCCATCCTGGACATGCGCCTGCAGCGCCTGACCGGCCTGGAACAGGACAAGATCGTCGGCGAATACCGCGAGATCATGGACGTGATCCAGGACCTGCTGGACATTCTGGCCCGTCCGGAGCGCATCAACCAGATCATCAGCGACGAGCTGAGCGCCATCCGCGCCCAGTTCGGCGACGCGCGCCGCTCGGAAATCGAGCCTTACGGCGGCGACATCAATATCGAAGACCTGATCACCCCGCAGGACATGGTGGTCACGATTTCGCACAGCGGCTACATCAAGGCCCAGCCGATCGACGACTACAGCGCCCAGCGCCGCGGCGGCCGCGGCAAACAGGCGGCGGCCACCAAGGACAACGACTTCATCGAGACGCTGTTCGTCGCCAACACCCACGACTACGTGCTGTGCTTCTCCAGCCGCGGCCGCTGCTACTGGCGCAAGGTCTACGACCTGCCGCAGGGCGGCCGCCAGAGCCGCGGCAAGCCGATGGTCAACGTGCTGCCGCTGGAAGAGGGCGAGAAGATCAACGCGCTGCTGCCGGTCAAGGAGTTCCGCGACGACCAATACGTGTTCATGGCCACTGCCGACGGCACGGTGAAGAAGACGCCGCTGCGCGCCTTCTCCAAGCCGCGCGCGGCCGGCATCATCGCCATCAACCTGGATGAGGGCAACTATCTGGTGGGCGTGGCGCTGACCTGCGGCAAGAGCGTGGCGGGTCAGGGCGATGACGAAGATGAGGTGGTGTCCGAAGACGAAACCATCATCGAAGGCGAGCTGATCGAAGACGCCCAGTCCGTCGAGGGCGATCAGGTGATGCTGTTCTCCGACGCCGGCAAGTCGGTGCGTTTCAGCGAAAGCCAGGTGCGTCCGATGGGCCGCACCTCCCGCGGCGTGCGCGGCATGAAGCTGGGCGAAGGCCAGAAGCTGATTTCCCTGCTGGTGACCAATTCCGAAGACCAGATGGTGCTGACCGCCAGCGACGGAGGCTACGGCAAGCGCACTTGCGTCGGCGATTTCCGCCGCACCAGCCGCGGCACCCAGGGCGTGATCGCGATGGACCTGACCGACAAGACCGGCCTGAAGCTGGTGGCGGCCAGCCTGGTGGAGGAAACCGACGACATCATGCTGATCACCACCGGCGGCGTGCTGATCCGCACCAAGGTGGCGGAAGTGCGCGAGACCGGTCGTTCGGCCCAGGGCGTGCGCCTGATCAACCTGGACGACGGCGAGAAGCTGATCGGCCTGGAGATCGTCGCCGAGTCCGAAGCGGAAGCCGAAGTCGAATGCGAGGACGGCGACAGCGACGCCGCGCCGGAGCAGGGCGAGGCGTAA
- a CDS encoding PaaI family thioesterase → MIPTPANPRVLETMSQLFVSFPHCATLGFEYVGTEGRKPTLQLAWREDLVGNPATGILHGGVITSLVDTCSAIAVTAQLPGAETIATLDLRIDYLKSATPGKAIRCTAECYRLASQIAFTRAVCYHDDPSDPIAHGVATFMRESSRTPMVQEGGR, encoded by the coding sequence ATGATCCCGACTCCCGCCAATCCACGGGTGCTGGAGACGATGAGCCAGCTCTTCGTCTCCTTTCCGCACTGCGCCACGCTGGGCTTCGAATACGTCGGCACCGAGGGGCGCAAGCCCACCTTGCAGCTGGCCTGGCGGGAGGATCTGGTCGGCAATCCGGCCACCGGCATTCTGCACGGCGGGGTGATCACCTCGCTGGTGGACACCTGCAGCGCCATCGCCGTCACCGCCCAGCTGCCGGGCGCGGAAACCATAGCCACGCTGGATCTGCGCATCGACTATCTGAAGTCGGCGACGCCGGGCAAGGCCATACGCTGCACCGCGGAATGCTACCGGCTGGCCAGCCAGATCGCCTTCACCCGCGCGGTGTGCTATCACGACGATCCGTCCGATCCGATCGCTCACGGCGTCGCCACCTTCATGCGCGAATCGAGCCGCACCCCGATGGTGCAGGAGGGCGGGCGATGA
- a CDS encoding PaaI family thioesterase, whose product MSEFMQRFAELRDRKAYAEIVAALPYVKLMGTVMAEDEDGELRFELPFLERNVGNTTLPALHGGLIGGFMESAAMIHLMWNRESLEAPKIVDFSLDYLRPGRPQTLFAQCEITKQGKRVAHVLIEAWQDDRSKPVAVARAHFLLNN is encoded by the coding sequence ATGAGCGAGTTCATGCAACGCTTCGCCGAGCTGCGCGATCGCAAGGCCTATGCCGAGATCGTGGCCGCGCTGCCCTACGTCAAGCTGATGGGCACGGTGATGGCCGAGGACGAGGACGGCGAATTGCGCTTCGAATTGCCCTTCCTCGAGCGCAATGTCGGCAACACCACGCTGCCGGCGCTGCATGGCGGCCTGATAGGCGGCTTCATGGAAAGCGCGGCGATGATACACCTGATGTGGAACCGCGAATCGCTGGAGGCGCCGAAAATCGTCGACTTCTCGCTGGACTATCTGCGTCCGGGCCGGCCGCAGACCCTGTTCGCCCAGTGCGAGATCACCAAGCAGGGCAAACGGGTCGCCCATGTGCTGATCGAGGCCTGGCAGGACGATCGCTCCAAACCGGTGGCCGTGGCCCGGGCCCATTTTCTGCTGAACAATTGA